The Cytobacillus luteolus genome window below encodes:
- the rplO gene encoding 50S ribosomal protein L15: MKLHELKPAEGSRKTRNRVGRGTGSGNGKTSGKGHKGQNARSGGGVRPGFEGGQTPLFQRLPKRGFTNISRKDFAIVNLETLNRFEDGTEVTPELLLETGVISKLNSGVKVLAKGAVEKKLTVRAHKFSSAAKEAIEAAGGKAEVI; this comes from the coding sequence ATGAAACTTCATGAATTAAAACCAGCAGAAGGTTCACGTAAAACTCGTAACCGAGTAGGTCGTGGTACAGGTTCTGGTAACGGGAAAACATCTGGTAAAGGTCATAAAGGTCAAAACGCTCGTTCTGGCGGAGGAGTTCGCCCAGGATTTGAGGGTGGTCAAACACCTTTATTCCAACGTCTTCCTAAACGTGGTTTCACAAACATCAGTCGTAAAGACTTTGCTATTGTAAACCTTGAAACGTTAAACCGCTTTGAAGACGGCACTGAAGTTACACCTGAACTTTTATTAGAGACCGGTGTAATCAGCAAGTTAAACTCAGGTGTTAAAGTCCTTGCTAAAGGTGCTGTTGAAAAGAAGCTTACAGTGAGAGCTCATAAATTCTCATCTGCCGCTAAAGAAGCAATCGAAGCAGCAGGCGGTAAGGCTGAGGTGATCTAA